In Vicugna pacos chromosome 6, VicPac4, whole genome shotgun sequence, the DNA window cctctccgagctctatgagttgatcggcttccactgcaattCCGCCTTCTTCAAGCAGGAGGCCCCCGTGCGgcccgcggcccccggcatcccggagcctggcgggaaggcctgctaccgactcctcctgcagacgcttcctggctacagtctgtcgctggtcctgcaggacttcagcaaaggtgttagaactaaaacattgcttcagtcccattaaccattcctggtttgggccctgctgtcctgtctcatcagggtgaattctgATTCGTGTAGAACAGGGCTGAGCAGaattttttctgtcaagggcttgggagtaaatatttcagggtctgcaaacctcctgatctctggtgcagctgctcagctctgctgttcagacgccagagcagccggacagtccacacacccacagagctatattaacagcggtggctggggctggattgggtgtatgaactgcagtttgtccccacagcctcctcactattgacacctgcaccagagcgtgcatttgtgacaatggttgaACCTACACAGAcagtcatcatcacccagagcccatacttgacactaggatttacacttggcggtgtgcactctgtgggtttggtcAGATGTACAGTGACATGTATCCACtgtcacagcatcatacagagtagtctgtcttagtgacactaaaaatgctccgtgctgcacctcattcattgctccttcccctctagcctctgacagtCACTGatttttagtctctgtggttttgcctttcccagaacaccatacagttggaatcagacagttgcagaaccttcccagattggcttctttcacttagtaatatgcatttaaggttcctccgtgtctttccatgccttgatatcTCACTCCATTTTAACAcaaaataatagtccatttttggcctggaccacagtttatttatacattcacctactgaagaagagcttagttgcttctgagttctggtgattatgcataaagctgctattaacatctgtatgcagatttgtgtgtggacataagtttccatttcattgaGTAAACACCGAGGaacacagttgccggatcatatgttaggagtacgtttagttttgtaaaaaattgccagactgtcttccaaagtatctgggccattttacattcccaccaacaatgcatgagtATTCCTgacgctccacatcctcaccagcatttggtgctgtcagtgttctgcgttttggcagttctgacaggtgtgcagtggtaccaCGCTGTTTCAGTTGGCATCCCCTTtatgacagatgctgtggagcatctttccatagacttctttggcatctagatttcttctttgatgaggtgtgtgttcaggcattttgctcagtttttaatcaagttattcatccttcttgttgagtttaaagaaattttggtatattctggatatcagccctttatcagtgtgtccctgcccttcacctgcatcACCGGAGTtatcctttgggtctcagtggagtgtcagctcttcaaagaggtttcctgtcttccctcagcctaaatacagtccttgtatttttctctttcattgactcattttgttctttttaaatagcatttcccacaATTTgttagtacattaaaaaaaaggcaatgattgaacactgcctcccccaccaggctgtgtgccctgtgagagcagagacccTGCCCCCACTCACCatgtcccatgacagcacatggcagatGCCCATgtaaatgtgtgtaacatggggcCAAACCttatgagcagctatgacgacatgtgttggctaccatttattgaatagagtttgtttcttgaacttaattattaaatcacatgaatgaaacatgtttctttttaaaaataaaacaacaaagcacacctccgtgtgattggtactttctacttagacttctgacccaggaggggacgtTCACTGTCATTTTGTGGAGgtggttggggaggtaaagtaggagagtgagatcaaataaagtaaaaatgataactatcagctggccttattttcactaagaaataaaagttactttaaaccctatcagcagttgttctgttgttttaaacatttctcatagaagtaaatggaagcccactaaaccctgaaagggaaattatgtgctcaggtcctgaaaagtgtttatgtctatttcttgagatgcattttcctgctggttacagaaagtcgaggtgggaacacagccatacactgtgtgtgtctgccggcttcaggGGCTGCTCacaatcattttcattttcttgtgttgcagtgtATGAAGGTTTTCCATCAGACCATTTGCTCAGCCCTTTCCTGAATgagggattgaattttccacaggaaatcttatgaaagagagtgacaaggcacatgggtttcccaaaaagcaatagttgatgtaataaactcttaCATTGGTGAACTTTTTGAATACAAGCGGGTTGAacattttatcactaggtcatatgccacaaatatgtcttaagtttaaaaagattcagattttaaagaagaagcagtttgaatcaagtagaaattataatttgtacactatttgttgttagaagttatactcagtcttatcataattgcctgtggtaagaactggatcattatttatttattttaaaaaaatccactaggtgctatttgccccattcttgatgcggcagtgctgaggttagttaagttcggccatttaggattcttaactaggttttccggacattgatttcagcctctttatcttttttagaatcgcttcttttgtgtcggcctttGGTGTTTTGACAACGTGGAtatactgcacggatctgcctttccattttttcctgtctttgtgggaaaagatttctgtaagacagactactagaatattaaggattttgtgtggggtaagtttggtcagttctaagTATTTCAATTTATACGTATCAATACTTGGTATTCcgctaatgacagtaaaattataaactaacttaagtatacaccagtaagtatagtacaataagcccatcacccagattaaggaattcacaaacttttccatatttcctttattaagacctttgttcttttatttgtcctttgttgaagtatttgacagcaaatccaagaagacatgtcattttaccctttgtactcaagtaggcatgtctgaaaaatgagggtcTTTTCTTTAATCAGGTTTTACCATTTGACCGATGTGCTCgttaagtaccagctgtatcaggcatctcactaggcattagggatccttggggcaatgagacagtcctggctcccaaggaagttaagggctgatggaagaaaccacCACAGGAGCTTAGGTGCCTCACCTAATgtccctgctggatgacaccaattggacaaaatttgtgcacaatacagtaggattcacagaagggactggtcagacttgtagggcaggccgtgagagaggtggtcagcagggctacaagaggaaGAATCATTTgttcagaatctgaaatcctttctgccaacctttctaccaagcccccagggcccatcgCACAGAAacctgtgctgtaactgtttttgattcctgttaccacatctccttcaggaaggattttaaggtggaaaatatttaaaatccgtaattgttgccagaagggacatagaacaaggaacatgtaaacaacaaaaatgtccaccagcacatgactggataaagaggagctgatacgtatatacaatggaatactactcagccataaaagatgccatttgcagcaacatggatggacctgaagactgtcattctaagtgaactggggttgaaagagaaagaaaaatgccatatgacttcacttatggggaatctaaaattaatagcaataataataagaccacaaatgaaataaatattttcatttcttgaatatatgtaagtacatctgactgtcctttgtgattggattaccatattgtgtttattattcttttgtagatgtccttattcctctggtaactgtaattttaaaaatctaaagctctaatctgttgttggaaacaataattagtacatatatgtaaactaaaaaatgcagtatactctatacatgtatttacatgcaatatatttatgtgaagttgaactgtaataattctacctgataaaactgaaaaaggaaaaaaataaaaaatttattttaaaaaacacccctctttagatattaaaacgttcatttctgagattctgtgaaagacagaatggaagtaggtttttaagattttctccttgcgcctcagtgagcagcctgggctgcacaccttggccgccacaggcacccaggactTGCCTGCTTGCTCCTCAATTGTTGGGAGGAAGGTTAGCTGcctcaggaatatttatgctcctagaagttgctgaaaaccccacagagcttctgtttacatggagagtgtctgtcaatataccccattttagaaattagaacagaaaatttaaacccgagaactgacaagcattcgctgtcccagcacatggtcaaagcagtgcTGCCACGGTGGGGTTGTTTTGGTTCAAAGAAAAATGCACCGTACATTCAAGAATGAGTGTGAagccacagatctcatctcagcaatgctatgaagaggtgggacccaatgcccctaaaacagtgctgaagtccccagatgtcccagaacacacagagccatgggaccaagaatccagtgtctcgtggatcatcagccgtggggaccgcgtcctgggtcaggaggagcagaagtagggatagcaggcacacagtccttttgatagcaaagctttaaaggttttgATCTGACTGAAAgtttggcaaagatttgcatttagactaaaacatttcctctcctggagacgttagaaggataacactgattaatagaggatgattgtaatggattaattatgatactgatgaCATGGGCTGCgaacactaaccctgcactcagtgtagactaagccttttatgtacacacttcattaggtctccacacccctgcaaggtggcattaagcactcatacaaccatgaaaccagtgactataaaacagtcacaagccttcctctccagcatgaggtagcaaaaccagcaaggattttcaatgacaaaagccaaaatcatatatatttgagaaagaaagcaaacaaaacactgaagaacaataaaccaaaagagcagatgaaatggaaacttttactgaagaaagcaatgattgattcaattaaaacaggtaatgtccctgctataattgaaccatcaatccaaatttttggaaaagtgggttgtgaaattactgtctcatttaatattggaattcctagttggaccaatttgatatgcatcactggtgcgatgttagctatttaggtaaataacaatattcctattttttgttaacaggaatcataacacaggactccagatctagggagagaatgcaaacaactactatcatactccatccagtaaggacacgtgtccctgtgtcaccaaagcaatgagaatttgcacacagaaagcacagttctccagttgtgacaagtACTAGACCGTGCGCCATGAATTACGAGAACAAGCAACagtttaaatgccatgggcaaattttttatcatcttgaaaacatcactgatgttctaggtaagaaaaagaattgttttactaacaaatctaactgacacaggggtttttccaagtgagaaggtaattccaaaaagtgcagtaaaatgagttaagatgatctgtgcagtgacggagctgatattagactgaccagcatcacgatttccggttttacacttgctctctactcgtcacctctgacacaaaaatgcaacatatgattttttttctttagtgaaaaaaaaagataaataaaatcgaACTAGAGGATGTGGTATGGAAAGCagtaatgaagttgtctaacctaataatgcagccagtgtaatgtagcacttattcaggaactagaattttttaaatcatgatttattttgtatcctatttctatcctaaaggaggcacttaaagttttctactttattcaacatatcttgtgggggttgtgatatacactggtatggcagttttcagagacttaaaatcgcctctgtggttgtggtcaggaaaggcaaggctccctcacagctgcgacggagaaggaatccccggagtcggcctccgggcagcttccgaaccgcaTGTGCTTGCACATGGCAcgggacaccatcagcaagtgtaactctgacaaggagatttccccggggcctgggaggtgctctaacattgtgaagacacttgtttcccagttaggcaaggcttggaaaaatagtttattagaagtgactccctttgtatgtgccttttgtcctgagaggtcactaattagcataaatataaaataccccataatataagaatttaggtaccccatctttccatctacctgtctatttgtttatcatatttatacttaggttacacttcctatgatgttcaattccgggcaccaaaaaaaaaaggttaacaaaatatttcttataaaaagcgggaatgggtctaagggttaaaaaccactactgctaacaataaaagccagataatatttttaatctcaagTGCATCAGACGTACCTgaattcctcccttaagttcactgttacaacagtaatggaatctctgtccttccaagactcgggcctgatcgccacccatccAGATATCTGTCTatgggtccctacttgtcctcgaggTCCCCGAACACACCTTATGGgttgaaatttcttcagtgtccctactgtaggggaaacctggaagtcccagtcactgtccaggagtcacacctacctgcaaaaatcaaagtcatgtgactgaaacgggacaacccaggtgatgtgatagggctgaaagctcaccaaaaacaggtttgggggcctaaccCAAGCCCTCCAGCTCCtaacatgaagaaggacagggagacccaattagccacgagactgCGGGGCTTCATTattccatgaataaaggatttgtgccagtgccacctttagacagggaaccccagaacccagacttggaagcatcctgtcccctACCCTCTGAACAAATATCCTCTCAAGACAcgtagtgagagatgggagccacggtgagctctggaataagatgcaatctgaaagactgctggtaacaaatgttgtggagctcgggcagcccccaaggccaccagcccttctggtaccactgatgcccacacttccatccacaacagtttcttcaggatatttatgcacatataaccatcacacaaaaatgattgcttagacatattataagagaaataaatatgagaatgccaaattcatgacaagtcagagtcaagaccccagagtatttactaGATGAGATCTCACATGTGCTccacagtgagctttaaacccttaggacacagtcatggaacagtagacattttctttctttcctccaagttggctttactggagaactctgtagacgcaggaagactctggatcccacctctactacttacacaaagggctcatcacGTGGAGAGGGATCAGCGCTGGTGTGACCGGCACCAATGTGAGCACTCCCGTGCccagctccccgaggagcagagctcccaccacaggagcagagacccccaggagcagagctccccccacgggcactgcagtgcctgcaagaatcaggagtctgatgagtgagcctggggtgggcaagacaggaagcaagcaccgctccctcaagctctgcaggtgatctctgtgtcaccttgaataaatacagttagcattaaagatgtttgaaaaGAGGTTAAAAGGTAAGGGCTCCCCAAATCTCCAAGCAttcctttagtgggagtcctgttagaacacatggtgacaagagacgctggctttacatgcgcaagttgccctcagggctgcaggggaggccacggtgctgcctctgcaCCACCTCCAGCCCTcatcccccagacctcacaggggccactgactcgtttctctgactttctctccttggttgtcCTGCTCTTCCaccttttaagagctcataaaatcctcaccagaaaatctttaacaatgaacccaagtcaaatgaaatcaaccaaagggacacactgccttcttcattactttaaattttaggaagatattcttgaagacgactccctgacctgaaggggtggatggaggggaaaagaaaacaagacaaacatttttgggcccataaaaaatgagaggtaaccagatggtgtctagtcttcattgcacctctctgcctgccccaatttcacatgccctTCCCAACTGAACACATCAGAACTCAACTGAAGGAGatggctgtgcaaatttattggaaaccaaataaatcactacggaaacagtctcccaaacccagcgagaacactgtaagctgacccgtgccaggatctgaatacgtGCAGATCCAAACTCcgcccccctccctggtgggtgtacttacagtgggggtgtcgccgTGGAATTTGTCAGCATCCAacctataaaaatgaaagggactccagttttcaacatcacagtccctctgaaacaactggtggtcaatAAGCGTTTGTCGGCAGCAAAACTTGATTTTCTCTCCTGCACGTGGAGGTGAACACACAGAAAagactgatgatccccgctgcgagtgtagctaagcatttctaagcaaactggctccatcagcctCCTGATGAGCAGTGGAGTGTGTGAGCCGCAGGGCTCTGCACACTaatggccaggcaaggagggctctTCCTTACTTTGGGGAGAGAAAGGCGGGAgcagcactcgctggaaataaattctaattaaaccttcagatgcggttcctgcagcagaacccacgccaatagatgaggctccctccgtgctgtccagtcatgtaagccaggctcattaatatacctgtgtctttggtttagcaagtgaatcttgtctgttttctggaaattacatgagggtggaaaaccttccaaacatgttcatttatttgctgtggaatttgtttaatcctcttaagagcatttagaatgacaaccttcttaaattagcatgtttgccTAAGAGAGctttccaggcacatgcgccGAAAACTAGGACAACCCAGAAACAAATTCTAAACcatttcagctgcacagcaccacAGAATGTGTCCAGTCtgagaatcaaggattttttctccacacacttttcctcctctgcccaaattaatcagcctctgctgctctcgTATACTGAGTATcatatgactcatcttctctgcctgtaaaatggaaaagggaaatacttctgcccaataaaatgtcatagaactaacccccaaaattatatatatttaaaaaaaaagggctttattctgtccagggatatgaatcatttatttaatgtgtcaattgttactagaataaacttttcaaaatgtaacccctcctcagaaaacttcaactactattcaataaaaatatcacagaaaatttctgaaaagaacttaaaggaaaaacatttttaacttaatcacattctaggcacactgaataaattctctttagagaactcctactttttttttaataaatgacctataaaaatacactcagcattaatcagtaaatcttcattccttattttaaaattctgaaggcatgctatttttcttaaaccaaatgaggaggtattcacaagccaatggacaacggaattacctaagaagacattataaagcagcaagagcaactagcactttgccaagcattctgcctgagagtcactcgtaccatctcattttgacctgactgcttggaggtgagctccatcagcccatttaacacatgaagaaactgaggctatggaTGGTCTTGTTTCCAGTACtaggtggagccaggatccaaacccagaTCTTTGTCcatagagcctgtgcctttaccagatcacactacatttctcactcttcaaatgcactcagtccccgaggtaacacaccttccttgcgtttctaggagttttaggatgtactgaattacaaggactaatcagacatttgtgtgggctaattttatattttctggatttACTGGATAAGTTCAGGCTGAATTCATTCTACTTACGAGAAGTCCtgtggcagaggagagaggggaagataagccagacataaacaatttcaagagatccacttcatgaaggaagcaaagtattaagtaaaccacttcagcaacatgcttgtcaataaaccttggtttctctgtctcagcctgaaggagggtaagccctccagcccatctgccttcctgccacataccctggatgttcttggttccctcacctgtgacacgtgtgttctcctagaactctttgtagagattaaataataaaactatatgcaaaggggctacttcattgccagacagtaggcactaaacaaataataaaattattttgtttcatgaaaatgggaggcaagtctcccaattaaacattcctgatagaatcccaacaagcactTTAAATTATCTGCCAGGaattgtaaaatagcatttctgttttgaaggctgtatccattctccctactttttagcaatcctggctgttatcctgaaaatctattcccagaacttggcatccatctcccatatttaaatcctttaagtttgaaattatgatgaagcttgggcacataaagattcacaccataattcacagaataaacaaagaccacaggaacagggccacctccagaccccatgtgctcaggacaggctccaaacttcacaaaatcagaagcatgctatttgaagagaaagaaaattaaatgtgatcaaggaggctgacatagagCACTGGCCGGCTCACGAGACGACTCCGTCCCCCACCACCTCgtctgacctaagtcatctaacacagttATCTGTTGACCTCTAACTAAAACTAGAATACAggtagggttggaaagtaacattttttcctacaatatatacatattgtcaactaaaaattggcacttgtcatct includes these proteins:
- the LOC140696747 gene encoding trafficking protein particle complex subunit 9-like is translated as MEWSDNVGSRESLSCDEVVSEPLPLGRHVTVWAPCTACAQRSEERIQQCSLLSELYELIGFHCNSAFFKQEAPVRPAAPGIPEPGGKACYRLLLQTLPGYSLSLVLQDFSKVYEGFPSDHLLSPFLNEGLNFPQEIL